TCGTTTCGGCGGTGATCTTTTTCTTAGCCATGACGTTCTACTCCTGTGGTTTCGTCGAACTCAAAATAATTTATCAATCAACCTTAGTCTATTGCGCAAACAGGCGCAAATGGCATATTCCGAAGTCTTTCATTATCTACATCTATCGTTCGGCGCCCGCCTTCGTTTCGGGCAGTACGGGCAATTTGGACCCGCACAAACGAATCTCCGTTCACCTTTCGAGACATAAAATCCTTACAATACGAGGTTCGTTCTTTTCACATTCGGATAAGCCGTTCTACCATGACCGATAATGCACCATCCAGCCATTTCATCCGCGCCCGCATCGATGAAGACTGTGCCAAACAAACCTACGGGACCAAGGTGGCAACCCGTTTCCCGCCGGAACCCAACGGCTTTCTGCATTTTGGTCACGCCAAGAGTATTTTTTTAAACTTCGGCCTTGCTGATGATTATCGAGTTCAGTGTCCACAAAGCGCTTGTAATCTGCGTTTTGATGATACCAATCCGATTAAAGAAGAAGCCGAATACGTCGATGCGATTCGCGAAGATGTCGCTTGGCTGGGGTTTGATCCGGCGTCGCGCGTGTTTTATGCCTCGGATTACTTTGAGCGTTTGTACCGGTGTGCCGAGTTGTTGATCCAAGCAGGGCTCGCGTATGTGGATTCACAAAATGCCGAGCAACTGCGCAGCACGCGCGGCACATTGACCGAGGCGGGACAAAACAGTCCGTTCCGTGATCGCAGTACCGAAGAAAATATCCAGCTTTTTCGTGCCATGCGGGCGGGTGAATTTGCCGATGGCACGCATATTCTTCGCGCCAAAATCGATATGGCTTCGCCCAACATGAACATGCGCGACCCGGCCATTTATCGCATCCGCCATGCGCATCATCATCGTACTGGCGATGCCTGGTGTATCTACCCGATGTACGATTTTGCCCATTGCGTATCGGATGCAATCGAAGGCATTACGCATTCACTGTGCACCTTGGAATTCACCGATCACCGGCCGCTTTATGACTGGTTTTTGGCGCGCCTGGCCGAACTGGGTGAATTCACCCCGCCCCTGCCGCAGCAGATCGAGTTCTCACGTTTGAATCTCACGTATGTGGTGCTCTCCAAGCGCAAGCTCATCCAGTTAGTAACCGGCGGGCATGTGGATGGCTGGGATGACCCTCGCCTGCCGACCCTCAAAGGCGCGCGTCGGCGGGGGTTTACACCGGCTGGCTTCAAACTGTTTGCCGAACGTATCGGGGTATCCAAATCAGATAGCCTGATCGACTACAGCGTGCTGGAAGACTGTATGCGCGAGGATCTCAATGAGCACGCCGAACGCCGTGTGGCCGTACTCGATCCGGTCAAGCTGGTGCTGACCAATTACCCGGAAGGACAAACGGAAATCTGCCACGCACCGAACCATCCGCAGCATCCTGAGTGGGGCAAACGCGACATCAGCCTGTCACGTGAGCTATGGATCGAGCGGGAAGATTTCATGATTGACCCGCCGAAAAAGTTTTTCCGCCTGAAGCCCGATGGTGAAGTGCGTTTACGGTACGGCTACATCATCAAATGTACCGGTTATGATGCCGACGAGAACGGTCACGTCACCTGCGTTTATGCCGAATACGACCCCGATACCAAATCGGGCACGCCCGGATCGGAAACGCGCAAGGTCAAAGGCAATATCCATTGGTTATCCTGCCATGACGCCGTAGAAGCCGAAGTGCGTATCTACGACCGCTTGTTCAGCGTAGCCGCGCCCGGTGCCCGGCGCCCGGATGACCCCGAAGACATGGAACGGGATTTCCTCGATGACATCAATCCGGACGCCAAACGGATTCAAATCGGCATGATCGAACCATCACTGGCCACCTGCGCGCCAGAATCGCGTTTCCAATGGGAACGCAATGGCTATTTTGTGGCCGACCAACACGATCACAACCCAACCAAGCCGGTGTTTAACCGTACCGTGACCCTGCGGGATTCTTGGACGGCCAAATAAAAACCCGCCGGGAGAAATCCACCGGCGGGTCGGGCCGCAACAACACACGATCGACGTTTACTTGGGGATATGGTGCTCAACGGCCATTTCCGCAAAATCAAGCCCCCAAGAAGGCACTTTGCCTTTGTTATGCATGAAGAGCGTCCGGTATTGCATCTTGAGCATGTACGGCACATGGCCCATTTTGAGCACCGCCTCATCACCGCCAAACCAGGTATTCGAGCGAATATAGAAGGCTTTGCCGCCGCCCATATCACCGATGCAATACACCACCGGTTGCAACGGCTTGTCCGCTTGTTCGGGCGATAGTCGCCCTAGGTCTTTGGCAATCTGCAAGCCGACGATCTCGCATTCCTGATGGCCGATTGCCCCAAGTTTCGGCATGGTCACTGCAGCGGCGTCCCCGGCGGCAAAAACGTTTTTGTACTTGGGGTTGCGCATCAGCAAATCGGTAACGACAAACCCTTCGCTGTCGCTGATCGGCAAACCACGCATAAACTCATGCGCCTTCCAATCCGGGAAAATGATTTTCAGTTCCGCTTCCACGGATCGGCCGTCAGCAAACTCGATGCCATCTTGCGTAATCCGCTTGATGTCTTGCGTGTTGTTGAGATAGTTAAAGCCCATCTGGGTCGCCAGATCCAGCAACT
This region of Halothiobacillus neapolitanus c2 genomic DNA includes:
- a CDS encoding glutamine--tRNA ligase/YqeY domain fusion protein, translated to MTDNAPSSHFIRARIDEDCAKQTYGTKVATRFPPEPNGFLHFGHAKSIFLNFGLADDYRVQCPQSACNLRFDDTNPIKEEAEYVDAIREDVAWLGFDPASRVFYASDYFERLYRCAELLIQAGLAYVDSQNAEQLRSTRGTLTEAGQNSPFRDRSTEENIQLFRAMRAGEFADGTHILRAKIDMASPNMNMRDPAIYRIRHAHHHRTGDAWCIYPMYDFAHCVSDAIEGITHSLCTLEFTDHRPLYDWFLARLAELGEFTPPLPQQIEFSRLNLTYVVLSKRKLIQLVTGGHVDGWDDPRLPTLKGARRRGFTPAGFKLFAERIGVSKSDSLIDYSVLEDCMREDLNEHAERRVAVLDPVKLVLTNYPEGQTEICHAPNHPQHPEWGKRDISLSRELWIEREDFMIDPPKKFFRLKPDGEVRLRYGYIIKCTGYDADENGHVTCVYAEYDPDTKSGTPGSETRKVKGNIHWLSCHDAVEAEVRIYDRLFSVAAPGARRPDDPEDMERDFLDDINPDAKRIQIGMIEPSLATCAPESRFQWERNGYFVADQHDHNPTKPVFNRTVTLRDSWTAK